The genomic interval TATTAAAGGTTATTTCTAAAGATATAGAAAGTAGCGGCGGTACTATGGCGTTTGACAAAGATATTAGAATTGGTTTTTTACGTCAGGATATAGATTTTGTACAAGGAAGAACAATTTCAGAAGAAGCATATCAGGCATTTGAGGAAATTAAAGAGATTGAATTAAAACTAGACGAAATTAATACTCAATTAGCTACAAGAACAGATTATGAGAGTGAGGGATACAGTCAGTTAATTGTTGATTTAACAGATTTAACAGAACGATATGAATTACTTGGTGGGTATAATTATCAAGGTGATACAGAAAAAATACTGCAAGGTTTAGGTTTTCAACGTGAAGATTTTGATAAACTTACCGATACTTTTTCTGGTGGTTGGCGTATGCGGATTGAATTGGCGAAATTACTATTGCAAAATAATGATATTTTGTTATTGGATGAACCAACAAATCACTTGGATATAGAGTCTATTATTTGGTTAGAAAATTTCTTAAAAAGTTATTCAGGTGCTATCGTTTTGGTATCACACGATAAAATGTTTTTAGATAATGTTACCAATAGAACTATTGAAATTTCTTTAGGTCAGATTTATGATTATAAAAAACCATACTCTCAATTCTTAGTTTTAAGAGGAGAAATTAAAGAAAAACAATTACAAGCACAAAAGAATCAAGAAAAAGAAATTAAGCAAAAACAACACTTAATTAATAAGTTTAAAGCAAAGGCTAGTAAAGCTTCCATGGCTCAATCTTTAATGAAACAACTTGATAAAGTTGAATTAATTGAAGTGGATCAAGATGATAATGCAACTATGAATGTACGTTTTGCAATTTCTAAAGAGCCAGGAAAAATTATTGTTGAAGCAGAAAATTTAGCTAAAAGTTATGGAGATAAACATGTATTAGAAAATGTTGATTTATTGATTGAACGAAATAGTAAAATTGCTTTTGTAGGTCAGAATGGACAAGGAAAATCAACCTTAGCAAAAATGATGGTTGGTGAGATTCCTTTTGAAGGAAAATTAAAGTTAGGGCATAATGTTGAAGTAGGCTATTTTGCACAAAATCAGTCAGAACATTTACCGCCAAATAAAACGGTTTTGGAGATTATGGAAGATGCTGCGACAGATTCTAACAGAATGCGAGTTAGGGATATGTTAGGGTCGTTTTTGTTTGGAGGTGATGCCGTAGATAAAAAAGCAAAAGTACTTTCTGGTGGTGAAAGAAATAGATTGGCGTTGTGTAAGTTATTATTGCAGCCATTTAACGTTCTTATTATGGATGAGCCAACAAATCACTTAGATATTGCGTCTAAAAACGTTTTAAAAGAAGCGTTAAAACAGTTTAACGGAACATTAATTTTAGTATCACACGATAGAGATTTTTTACAAGGATTAACATCAACTGTTTATGGATTTAAAGATAAAGTCATTAAAGAATATTTAGGTGATATCGATTATTTCTTAGAGCAACATAAAATTGAAAACCTTCGAGAAGCAGAAAAAAGAACGGTTGTTAAGGTTGAAAAAACTTCGGACAAAAAAGAAGCTTATCAATTGTCTAAAGAGCAAGAAAAACAGTTGAAAAAGCTTAAAAATAAATTATCTAATATAGAAACTGAAATAGCTGATTTAGAAGCAGAAATTGCCAAGATAGATTTAGAATTAGCCAATAATTATGATGAAGTTTCTTCGCAACCAGATTTCTTTTCTACTTATAAAGCAAAGAAAACTAAACTAGATACTCTTATGGAAAACTGGGAAAAAGTTGAAGGTGAAGTTTCAAGTTTTTAAGTAGGGTGTCACTTTTTGGCTATTATAAAAATAGATTTAGCAAACAATCTAAATTAACTTTCAGTACTTTTGTGATATAAAATATTTTTAATTGACAGATTCTATTAGCTCTTTTTTTGATCAGGATTTTAAATCCAAAAACCAACAGGTATTTCTTCCAATTTTAGAAGAAAAAAAAGTTGAATTTTTTATAAAAAGAGAAGACGAAATTCATCCTTTTGTTTCTGGTAATAAGTTTAGAAAACTTAAATACAATTTAAAAGAAGCAAAAAAACTTAAAAAAAACACCCTTCTTACTTTTGGAGGCGCATATTCTAATCATATTGTTGCAACAGCAGTTGCCGGAAAATTATCGGGGTTTAAAACCATTGGGATAATTAGAGGAGAAGAATTAGATATTAATCTAAGCAATACATTAGCAACTAATTCAACGCTAAATGAGGCACATAAAAACGGGATGAAATTCTTGTTTGTTCCTAGAGAAGAATACCGCAGAAAAAACACATTTGGTTATATAGAAAAATTAAAAAATAGATTTGGTGATTTTTACCTAATTCCAGAAGGCGGAACAAATTGTTTAGCCGTAGATGGTTGCGAAGAAATTTTAGAAAAAGAAGATAAAAACTTCGATTATGTTTGTAGTGCAGTTGGAACTGGTGGAACAATTTCAGGAATCATTAATTCATCAAAAAAGAAACAAAAAATTCTAGGTTTTCCTGCATTAAAAGGAGGTTTTTTAAGAGATGATATTAATCAATTT from Lutibacter sp. Hel_I_33_5 carries:
- a CDS encoding ABC-F family ATP-binding cassette domain-containing protein, with translation MLNVHNLSVSFMGTDLFNGITFKLNKGDRIGLIGKNGAGKSTLLKVISKDIESSGGTMAFDKDIRIGFLRQDIDFVQGRTISEEAYQAFEEIKEIELKLDEINTQLATRTDYESEGYSQLIVDLTDLTERYELLGGYNYQGDTEKILQGLGFQREDFDKLTDTFSGGWRMRIELAKLLLQNNDILLLDEPTNHLDIESIIWLENFLKSYSGAIVLVSHDKMFLDNVTNRTIEISLGQIYDYKKPYSQFLVLRGEIKEKQLQAQKNQEKEIKQKQHLINKFKAKASKASMAQSLMKQLDKVELIEVDQDDNATMNVRFAISKEPGKIIVEAENLAKSYGDKHVLENVDLLIERNSKIAFVGQNGQGKSTLAKMMVGEIPFEGKLKLGHNVEVGYFAQNQSEHLPPNKTVLEIMEDAATDSNRMRVRDMLGSFLFGGDAVDKKAKVLSGGERNRLALCKLLLQPFNVLIMDEPTNHLDIASKNVLKEALKQFNGTLILVSHDRDFLQGLTSTVYGFKDKVIKEYLGDIDYFLEQHKIENLREAEKRTVVKVEKTSDKKEAYQLSKEQEKQLKKLKNKLSNIETEIADLEAEIAKIDLELANNYDEVSSQPDFFSTYKAKKTKLDTLMENWEKVEGEVSSF
- a CDS encoding 1-aminocyclopropane-1-carboxylate deaminase/D-cysteine desulfhydrase produces the protein MTDSISSFFDQDFKSKNQQVFLPILEEKKVEFFIKREDEIHPFVSGNKFRKLKYNLKEAKKLKKNTLLTFGGAYSNHIVATAVAGKLSGFKTIGIIRGEELDINLSNTLATNSTLNEAHKNGMKFLFVPREEYRRKNTFGYIEKLKNRFGDFYLIPEGGTNCLAVDGCEEILEKEDKNFDYVCSAVGTGGTISGIINSSKKKQKILGFPALKGGFLRDDINQFVRVSDNWKLIKDYHFEGYAKYNDELIRFINEFKQETSIPLDPIYTGKMLFGILDLIKKDHFPENSKILVIHTGGLQGITGFNEKLKSKNETLIHI